A stretch of the Photobacterium toruni genome encodes the following:
- the queF gene encoding NADPH-dependent 7-cyano-7-deazaguanine reductase QueF (Catalyzes the NADPH-dependent reduction of 7-cyano-7-deazaguanine (preQ0) to 7-aminomethyl-7-deazaguanine (preQ1) in queuosine biosynthesis), producing the protein MSKYKDAKELAGLTLGKKTEYKDQYDPSLLQPVPRSLNRTDINISDDSLPFTGYDIWTLYELSWLNKKGLPQVAIGEVRLPASSPNLIESKSFKLYLNSFNQTRFDSWQDIADTLQIDLSGCAGEDVDVTIQPLTDFNDQPIVNFFGECIDDQDIEINDYVFKPEYLKGAADNNDVVEEIVHSHLLKSNCLITNQPDWGSVRIAYKGNRIDREKLLRYIVSFRNHNEFHEQCVERIFNDIMRFCQPELLTVYARYTRRGGLDINPYRTNMGKTPSDNFRLARQ; encoded by the coding sequence ATGAGTAAATATAAAGACGCTAAAGAATTAGCAGGTTTAACCCTTGGCAAAAAAACAGAGTATAAAGATCAGTACGATCCTTCACTACTGCAACCTGTACCAAGAAGTTTAAACCGCACCGATATTAATATCAGCGATGATTCACTGCCATTTACTGGCTATGATATTTGGACATTATACGAATTATCTTGGCTCAATAAAAAAGGCTTACCACAAGTTGCAATTGGTGAAGTACGTTTACCAGCATCAAGCCCAAATCTTATAGAATCAAAATCGTTTAAATTATATCTAAACAGTTTCAATCAAACGCGCTTTGATAGCTGGCAAGATATTGCAGATACTTTGCAAATTGATTTATCCGGTTGTGCTGGCGAAGATGTTGATGTCACAATTCAGCCACTAACTGACTTTAATGATCAACCGATTGTTAATTTTTTTGGTGAGTGCATTGATGATCAAGATATTGAAATTAATGACTATGTCTTTAAGCCTGAATACCTAAAAGGTGCCGCTGATAACAATGATGTTGTAGAAGAAATTGTTCATAGCCATCTTTTAAAATCAAACTGTTTGATTACTAACCAACCCGATTGGGGCAGTGTTCGTATTGCCTATAAGGGTAATCGTATTGATCGCGAAAAATTACTGCGTTATATCGTTTCATTCCGTAATCACAATGAATTCCATGAACAATGTGTTGAGCGTATTTTTAACGACATTATGCGTTTTTGTCAGCCTGAATTGCTAACCGTTTATGCGCGTTATACTCGCCGTGGCGGTTTAGATATAAATCCATACCGTACCAATATGGGTAAAACGCCAAGCGATAATTTCCGTCTTGCACGTCAGTAA
- the syd gene encoding SecY-interacting protein, translated as MNHPVTCALSDFSARYLQAWCDADRGFPESEHLVGLISPCVVVDNGQNVTWKPIDRQPSIRLDGVEKGMDLLLHSDINAFYCSQYSGDMSAMFGDLSLDLLQAFNDDDIDRLQQNILGHLVTQRRMKLKPTVFIAVVDDESQVISICNLTGQVVLETLGKDIRQPLADDVATFLQQLQPLVVEV; from the coding sequence ATGAATCATCCTGTTACCTGCGCTTTATCTGATTTTTCTGCTCGTTATTTACAAGCATGGTGTGATGCAGATCGCGGTTTTCCAGAAAGTGAGCATTTAGTGGGGCTTATTTCACCCTGTGTTGTTGTTGATAATGGTCAAAATGTGACTTGGAAACCTATTGATCGCCAGCCAAGTATTCGTTTGGATGGGGTCGAGAAAGGCATGGATTTATTACTTCATAGTGATATTAATGCTTTTTATTGTTCACAATATAGCGGTGATATGAGCGCTATGTTTGGTGATTTATCATTGGATTTATTACAAGCATTTAATGATGATGATATTGATCGCTTACAACAAAATATTTTAGGTCACTTAGTGACTCAACGTCGAATGAAGCTTAAACCGACTGTATTTATTGCCGTAGTGGATGATGAGTCACAAGTCATTTCTATCTGTAATTTAACTGGGCAAGTGGTATTAGAGACATTAGGTAAAGATATTCGGCAGCCATTAGCTGATGATGTAGCAACATTTTTACAGCAATTGCAGCCGTTAGTGGTCGAGGTATAA
- a CDS encoding Zn-ribbon-containing protein, with the protein MFVIELQFECFDNTTLSQVDTAINGLMDMLRYNGQVLGREFPVVIDEGIFRVRVVCPEKESLHSRYNSPQVNQCYEQLTNACLLAPKIKILGVDLNSDSVAESFSPSWQVLYTTYVHSCSPLRSGDTLLPIPLYQTGATTNDDYKAIIKWQTEWQAFDEIQMAIKSPTAVSMALAEIGEIDSELFIRGRELCRHIEMTTEVPTYYYQYRVGGESKAIELARKCPCCGGEWRVPEALHGLFHFKCDRCRIVSNISWNFQ; encoded by the coding sequence GTGTTTGTTATTGAGTTACAATTTGAATGTTTTGATAATACGACTTTATCACAAGTTGATACTGCCATTAATGGCTTAATGGATATGTTGCGCTATAACGGTCAAGTCCTTGGTCGTGAATTTCCTGTCGTTATTGATGAGGGGATTTTTCGAGTTAGGGTTGTGTGTCCCGAAAAAGAAAGCCTTCATTCTCGCTATAATAGCCCACAAGTGAATCAGTGCTATGAACAATTAACGAATGCATGTTTGCTGGCGCCTAAAATAAAAATATTAGGGGTGGATCTTAATTCAGATTCAGTCGCTGAAAGCTTTTCACCATCATGGCAAGTGCTTTATACCACTTATGTTCATAGTTGCTCGCCGTTGCGTAGTGGCGATACGTTATTACCGATCCCATTATATCAAACGGGGGCAACGACAAATGATGACTATAAAGCGATCATTAAATGGCAAACCGAGTGGCAAGCATTTGATGAAATTCAAATGGCAATTAAAAGTCCGACTGCAGTTAGCATGGCATTAGCTGAAATTGGTGAGATAGACAGTGAATTATTCATTCGTGGGCGCGAATTATGTCGTCATATCGAAATGACCACTGAAGTACCGACGTATTACTATCAGTACCGTGTTGGTGGTGAAAGTAAAGCCATTGAATTAGCTAGAAAGTGTCCATGTTGTGGTGGCGAATGGCGAGTGCCAGAAGCATTGCATGGCTTGTTTCATTTTAAATGTGACCGTTGTCGAATCGTGTCTAATATATCGTGGAACTTTCAGTAA
- a CDS encoding DUF3301 domain-containing protein, producing the protein MDNLFGILIIAIIGFVFWQQRRQTELAQHYIEQRCKNMGLQMISFARGKQKLKDHHDEWGWRTVFVFEFSADGTDVYQGYIEMKRLRVSYFYVPPHRIPEGSDY; encoded by the coding sequence ATGGATAACCTGTTCGGTATTTTAATTATTGCTATTATCGGTTTCGTATTTTGGCAACAACGGCGTCAAACTGAATTAGCACAGCATTACATTGAGCAGCGTTGTAAAAATATGGGCTTACAAATGATCAGTTTTGCTCGAGGTAAACAAAAACTCAAAGATCATCATGATGAGTGGGGATGGCGAACAGTGTTTGTGTTTGAATTTTCTGCTGATGGAACGGATGTGTATCAAGGTTATATTGAAATGAAACGCTTACGGGTGAGTTATTTTTATGTACCGCCGCACCGTATTCCAGAAGGCAGCGATTATTAA